A single region of the Pararhodospirillum photometricum DSM 122 genome encodes:
- a CDS encoding LysR substrate-binding domain-containing protein, translated as MVWRTGGSVTRRVFERALAERGITVQVVMEINTREATREAVAAGFGLGVIAENELGGDERLVMLPFGDADLRMTLYAVCLRERRRLPTVRAFMAVAQEDGPEAKGPNPAG; from the coding sequence ATGGTGTGGCGAACCGGAGGCTCAGTAACCCGGCGCGTGTTCGAGCGGGCGCTGGCCGAACGGGGGATTACGGTGCAGGTGGTGATGGAGATCAACACCCGCGAGGCCACCCGCGAGGCCGTCGCGGCTGGGTTTGGCCTGGGGGTGATTGCCGAGAACGAACTGGGCGGGGACGAGCGCTTGGTGATGCTGCCCTTTGGCGATGCCGACCTGCGCATGACCTTGTATGCGGTTTGTCTGCGCGAGCGCCGTCGCTTGCCGACCGTGCGGGCCTTTATGGCCGTGGCGCAGGAGGACGGCCCCGAGGCCAAGGGGCCGAACCCGGCCGGGTGA
- a CDS encoding MBL fold metallo-hydrolase: MYDLSAITEHDAWNAIEIAPGLWWVGHYLPGDPFQCHVYLLDHGDQSVLFDPGSALTFRHTLRKIEQVLPFDRIRYFVCHHQDPDITGALPLVDQLVCRPDAVVVTHWRAEALLRHYGLALPFWRVDDHGWRLDLGGRILRFVFTPYAHFPGAFVSFDEATGTLLSSDLFXGFTEGFSLVARDESYFEALRPFHEHYIPSRDVLQNALNAVRELPLQAIAPQHGSILPEPLIGPLIERMMSLECGLFLLARDNSDVQQLMTINRALHDMSAAMMQTRDFPDIAQALLEIMRRVLPAERLDFYLRLPDGALLLLTREDHYRGRPLEILPLALAPLMEGSAPLVVFRLLPEGLGDDRPVLALPLTASPHPLVSTVIIPGHGGVRWRWPRSKISPWCGEPEAQ, translated from the coding sequence ATGTATGACCTGAGCGCCATTACCGAACACGACGCCTGGAATGCCATCGAGATCGCCCCGGGCCTTTGGTGGGTGGGCCACTATCTGCCGGGCGATCCTTTTCAGTGCCATGTGTATCTGCTGGACCATGGCGACCAGTCGGTCTTGTTCGATCCCGGATCAGCCCTGACCTTCCGGCACACCCTGCGCAAGATCGAGCAGGTCCTGCCGTTCGACCGGATCCGCTATTTTGTGTGCCACCATCAAGACCCCGACATCACCGGAGCACTCCCGTTGGTGGACCAGTTGGTGTGCCGGCCGGATGCGGTGGTGGTCACCCATTGGCGGGCCGAGGCCTTGTTGCGCCACTATGGTTTGGCTCTGCCGTTTTGGCGGGTTGATGACCATGGCTGGCGTCTCGACCTGGGCGGTCGGATACTACGCTTTGTGTTTACCCCCTATGCCCATTTCCCGGGGGCCTTCGTTTCTTTTGACGAGGCCACCGGCACCTTGCTGTCAAGCGACCTGTTCRGCGGTTTCACCGAGGGTTTTTCCCTTGTCGCGCGGGACGAAAGCTATTTCGAGGCCCTGCGGCCTTTCCATGAACACTACATCCCCAGCCGGGACGTGCTGCAAAACGCCCTGAATGCCGTGCGGGAACTGCCGTTGCAGGCCATCGCCCCCCAGCACGGTTCCATTCTACCCGAACCCCTGATCGGCCCCCTGATCGAGCGCATGATGTCTTTGGAGTGCGGCCTGTTCCTGCTGGCCCGCGACAACAGCGATGTTCAACAGTTGATGACGATCAACAGGGCTCTGCACGACATGTCGGCGGCCATGATGCAAACTCGGGATTTTCCCGACATTGCACAGGCGCTGTTGGAGATCATGCGCCGCGTGTTGCCGGCCGAGCGTCTGGATTTCTACCTGCGCCTGCCCGATGGCGCCTTGCTGCTGCTGACCCGCGAGGACCACTACCGTGGACGCCCCTTAGAAATCTTGCCGCTGGCCCTGGCCCCCCTGATGGAGGGGAGCGCGCCGCTCGTGGTGTTCCGCCTCCTGCCCGAGGGCTTGGGCGACGATCGACCGGTGCTCGCCTTGCCGCTGACGGCGTCGCCGCATCCGCTGGTCAGCACGGTGATCATCCCTGGGCACGGCGGCGTGCGGTGGCGCTGGCCGAGATCCAAGATCAGCCCATGGTGTGGCGAACCGGAGGCTCAGTAA
- a CDS encoding YgaP family membrane protein, with translation MLKYTKNVGGIDRPIRAIVGVALLLMAVTGTIGVWGYIGIIPLLTAIFSFCPAYTFLGKNTCGCAKD, from the coding sequence ATGCTGAAGTACACCAAGAACGTCGGTGGGATTGATCGTCCGATCCGCGCCATTGTGGGTGTTGCCCTGCTCCTGATGGCCGTGACCGGCACCATCGGCGTGTGGGGCTACATTGGGATAATCCCCCTGCTGACCGCCATTTTCAGCTTCTGCCCCGCCTACACCTTCCTGGGCAAGAACACCTGCGGCTGCGCCAAGGACTAA
- a CDS encoding Crp/Fnr family transcriptional regulator, with protein sequence MRLTDLLLLIEEVAFGRVDVRLAQTLLGRSQDGRWQGTHQELATELGTAREVVSRQLKDFERRGWVSLGRGCVTVLSPDALATLRRP encoded by the coding sequence GTGCGCCTGACCGACCTTCTGCTGCTGATCGAGGAAGTGGCGTTCGGCCGGGTGGATGTACGCTTGGCGCAAACCCTGCTCGGGCGCAGCCAGGACGGCCGCTGGCAGGGCACCCACCAAGAGCTGGCCACCGAACTGGGCACGGCGCGCGAGGTGGTGAGCCGGCAACTCAAGGATTTTGAACGCCGGGGTTGGGTGAGTCTGGGACGCGGCTGCGTCACCGTTTTGTCGCCGGACGCCCTGGCCACCTTGCGCCGCCCTTAA
- a CDS encoding Crp/Fnr family transcriptional regulator: MARADQDRVLAAFPALAALPLSEREPLIRGLERVSLPAGRGVFREGDACRAFVLVLDGTIKVNKTSDSGREIVLYRVEPGQTCVLTTACLMTGTPYGAEGVCESAVEAATLGVSTFQALLNDSPGFRRFVFPPMACA, from the coding sequence ATGGCGCGCGCGGACCAGGACAGGGTGCTGGCGGCGTTTCCCGCGCTGGCCGCCCTGCCCTTGTCCGAGCGCGAGCCCCTGATCCGGGGGCTGGAGCGGGTCAGCCTGCCGGCCGGACGCGGGGTGTTCCGCGAGGGCGATGCCTGCCGTGCCTTTGTGCTGGTGCTGGACGGGACGATCAAGGTCAACAAGACCTCCGACTCGGGGCGCGAGATCGTCTTGTACCGGGTTGAGCCGGGCCAGACCTGCGTTTTGACCACGGCCTGCCTGATGACCGGCACCCCTTACGGCGCCGAGGGGGTGTGCGAAAGCGCCGTGGAGGCGGCGACGCTGGGAGTTTCGACCTTTCAGGCCCTCCTCAACGACTCGCCGGGCTTCCGGCGCTTTGTTTTTCCGCCTATGGCGTGCGCCTGA